The Natrinema sp. DC36 genome includes the window CCCTCCTCGGCGTTCCAGATGTCGTCGTAGAACAGCTGGGTACAGTTGAACGTGCCGCCGAGATTGACGTCCATGACGCGATCCCACTCCTCGCGGGACATCTCCGTGAACTGCTTGTCGGCCGTGATCCCGGCGTTGTTCACGAGCACGTCGGCTGGGCCGAACGCCTCGTGACAGACCTCGACCATGTGTTCGACATCGGCGCGATCGGAGACGTCGGCCCTGGCGGCGACGGCGGCACCGCCCGCCGATTCGATCGATTCGACGGCATCGTGTGCCGCCCCTTCCGACGACCGGTAGTTGATGACGACGTTCGCACCTTCCTGTCCGAGATACTCCGCGATACCCCGACCGATCCCCTTCGCCGAGCCCGTGATCACACAGGTACGACCATTCATGGACATGACTGGCACATTCAACGTCCGATGGTAAATAACGACCCGATAGGTATCAGGATGACGCGCCTGAGACAAACCCGACTCGAAGCCGACGGGAAGCGCTGTATAGGCCCCGTCGAGCAGTGCCGAATCGGACGCAGTTCACCGCCGATCCGGTTGCGTTGACGAGTGTAACAGCGGCTCGAGCGACCGATCGCTACGGAGTTCGATCTCTGGGGATCCTACAGGCGGGGAAAATCGAGACGGGAATCCGTGGAGGAGAAACGGAGAGACTACTGCTCTCGAGCCTGGTCGCTCCAGTCCTCGATCCGGCTGGGTGAGATCCCGGTTTCGGCGGCAAGTTCGGCGACATCGGCGGCCGCGAGCTGCTCGAACGTGTCGATACCGGCTGCGGCGAGATCATCCGCGTACGCCTGACCGACACCCGACAGATCGGTTAGATCGTCGGTTTCGGACTGGATCTCGGAGGCGGCCTCCTCGCCGGCGACTTCCTCGACGACGTCCTCGTCGACGGTCATCTCGCCCGGCTCCGCGGGCTCCGCCTGAACGTCGTCTTCGGCCCGCTCGACGATCTCGTCGTCCGAGCGGTCGCTCGTCTCGGACTCGAGAGTAGTGTCGGCGACAGTGTCAGTGTCGGCATCGGCGTCAGTATCGGCGTCGCCATCCGCGTCGGTGTCGGACCCCGTTTCGGCGCTCGTGCCGCCGTTCGCGAGGTCTTCAGCGCCCGACTCGTCGCCCGCGACGTCCTCGGCGAGGGCAGCGTCAGCTTCTTCCGATTCCGGCGTTTCGGGCCCGGATTCCAAGTCGGTGCCATTCGATCGCTCCTCGAACCACTCGGAAACCTGTGGCCAGAGTTCCTCGTGGCTCCGCGAGGAGACGGACATCCCGATGTGGCCCGTCGCGAACTCGAGGATCTCGGTGTCGGTCGAGGCGATCGCGTCGTTGAACGGCTTGGACGCCTCCGGCGGAATGAGGTGGTCGTACTCCGCGACGATCTGGAGGACGGGCATGTCGATATTCGTGATATCGACGTGTTCGCCGCCCAGTTCGAGCTCGTTCTCGTAGAGCTTGTTCTCCTGGTAGATGTCCCGGATGAACTCCTCGTAAGCGACGCCGGCCATGTCGATACCCTCGTCGAGCCAGCGCTCCATGCGAGCGAAGTTCTCGACGAAGTCCTCGTCGCCCATGTTGTCGTAGAACCGGACGTACTTCGTCACGTTGTTCGCGATGGGATCCATCAGCGCGAACCCGATGTCGAGGAACTCCGCGGGAACGTTGCCGAAGGTATCGGTGACCCGTTCGGGGTCGTAGTAGTCCTCCCCGCCCCAGAGTTCGAGGACGCCGCCGTCGCCGTCGAAACAGAGGCCGGCGGCCATCAGCGCGAGGTTCTCGACTTTTTCGGGGTAGAGCGAGGCGTACATGGCCGACTTCGTGCCGCCCATGCAGTAGCCGAGGATGTTGATCGAGTCCCGCCCGGAGCGCTCGCGGACGACGTCGACGCAGTTGTCGATGTAGCGGTTGACGTAGTCGTCGATGGACAGCGAGCGATCCAGCTTGGACGGCTCACCCCAGTCGATCAGGTAGACGTCGAAGCCGGCCTCGAGCAGCGTCTGGACCACGGAGCGGTCGGGCTGAAGATCGAGGATGTACGGCTTGTTGATCAGCGCATAGACGATGAGGATGGGAACGTCGTGTTGCTCCTCCGTCATCGGCTCGTAGTGGAGGAGCTCGAGTTTGTTCTCCTCGTAGACGACCTCGCTGGGCGTCTGCCCGACGTCGATGTTCTCGACGGTTTCGGTGCGGTCGGGCGCGACCCGCGTCTTCTCGGCCAGGTCGGCGGTCGCCTCCCAAGCCTGCCGTTGCATGTTTAGTGCAGTTGCGAAGGGGTTGTTCATTGCTCGTCTTCCAGGTGCTCGAGCACGCGATCGAGTTTCTGCTCGACGGCGTGCTGGCGGCGCTCGAGTTCGACGAGGCGGTCACCGATTTCGACGACGTCGCCTTCGGTCGCGAAGCCCAGCGAGTTGAGCGTCTCCTGGGCGGCCTCGTCGGCCTGTTCCTGAAGCTCGAGGACGTCGCCGACGGTCTCGCCGGTCATCTTGGCGAAGGCGGTCGTCGACATGACCTCCTTGAACGCCTCGTTCGCCGTGTTGAGCCAGATATCGCGGAACTCCTCGACGTCGACGTCCTCGCCCTCGAGCTGATCGTTCGCCCGCTCGACCATCTGCTGGGAGGCGTTCATCCACGTCTCGTAGGCGCGGGCGTAGCCCTCGACGCCGTCGGAGATTTCGGTGTCGTCGCTGGCCTCGCCGACGGTCTCCGACCAGCTCTCGACGAACTGTGCCTGCGCTTCCATATTGTCCTCGAGGGCCTCGAGGAATTGCTCGTTCCACTGTTCGGCGAACGCGTTCCAGTCTTGCATCGGGGGCTGTGAGTCTGACATGGGTGAAAATTGACGGTTGTACGGTAAAAAACTGCGCCCGGATTTACGCCGAGACGTCGAACTCGTCGGCGGCCTCTTCGACGTTTTCGGCGACGGCACCGACGTTCTCCTCGGCCTGCTCGTGAGCCTCGAGGTAGGCGTCGAACGACGTGTCGACGACCTCCGCGTAGCTTGCGGCGAACTCATCGTAGGCGACCTCGGACTCCTCGAGTGCTTCGAGGTAGGCGTCGATCGACTGCGACTGGGCCTCGGTGGCCGAGTCGAAGCCGTCGTCGACGAGTTCGCGGAGCTCGCCAAAGTCGGCGGCCTCCTCGGGCAGCGACGCCTCGAGGGCGTCGAAGTAGGCGTGAATTGCGCCCTTGGTCAGCTCGGCGTTGGACTCGGCGAGCGAGCTCGACGTCTCGATGGCGTCGGCGAAGGCGCTGATCGAGGTCTTCTGGGCCTCGAGAGCGTCGTGGGTGAGGGACTGGCTCTGTTCGATTGCGGTGCGCTGTGCGTCGAAGACTGCGGTGAATGGGTTCTGTGTCATGATTGATCCTCTCGGTTGCGTTTGACGGGAACGACGATCGTCTGGACGATATCGCCCTCTTCGATGTCGAGGGCTTCCCGTTCGGGGCCGGGAATGCTGATCCGACCGCCGCTCTGGACGCGGGCCTTGAACGTCGCCGTGCCCATGTTCATGGGACCGAACGCCGAGGCGTTCTCGAGCGGGTTCGCCGACGTGGCCTGCAACAACTGTTTCATCATCTCCTGCTGGGAGTCGGCGACCTGCTCGCCGGCTTCCTGCATCTCCTGCATTCCCTCCGTAAACATCGCGGGCGGGAACCAGGGCGATCGGTCGGAGTCGTCCGTCATCAACAGTATATTGGATCGCAGACACCATAAGGCTTTCCACTAGATACCATCTAATGGTAGAGAGTGGTTTTGGTTGGATCGACCCACCAATCATTGACTCGGATGAGCGACAACCGCGATCGAAATCTAACCGTACGAATCCAACACGAACGCCGAAATCGGACCGGAGAACGCTACTAAGAGATTTTTACTCCGGATTTGGAACGGTAAAACGGTGTTGAAGCAGCCAAAGAAGTCATATATACGCCACGCCTAGCCGCCCGTAGATGTCACACCAGAACGCTGGCGAAGACAACCTCGCTGCCATGACGAACGCGTGGTCGGCGATGACGCGAGGATTTCTTCGAACCGCGACTGCGGCGAATCGTGCCGCCGTTTCCGCGATGTTTCCAACCATCGACGGCGAGAACGGCCCGGAACCGAACAGGATCGCCCCGCCGATCCCGTCGGTCGAGTACTCCGACCTCGACTGGCAGTTCGATCGCACCGTCGACGATCCCGATCACATCAGCGTCGGCGACACCGTCACGTTCGAGAAGGCGCTCACCGACGCGGACGTCCGCGCGTTCGCCGCGGTCAGCGGCGACACGAACCGCCTCCACCTCGACGAGGAGTTCGCGGCCGATACCCGCTTCGGCGAACGCATCGTCCACGGGACGCTCGTCTCCGGGCTCATCAGCTCCGCCCTCGCTCGACTCCCCGGACTCACCATCTACCTCTCACAGGACCTCGAGTTCAGCGGCCCCGTCGGCGTCGGCGACCGGGTGTCGGCCCGCGTCGAAATCGTTGAGGACCTCGGGAACGACCAGTACCGCCTCGAGACGGTCGTCCGCGACGAGGACGACGACGCGACCGTGATCGACGGCGAGGCCGTCGTACTGATCGACGACCTGCCCGCAGAGTAGCGTTTTTCCACCGACTTAAGCCAGCGTTTTCCACGATGTACTCACAGCAACGCTGCTAAGTAGCTCCTCGCGGAACGGCCGCACATGACCCTCTTCGGAACTGCAGGGATTCGCGGCCCGATCGAGGACGTTTCGCCCTCGCTCGCACTCGCCGTCGGTCAGGCCGCCGGCGAACCCGGCGAAACGTTCGTCGTCGGTCGCGACGGCCGGGAGACGGGACCCGCGCTCGCGGCGGCGATGGAGGCCGGCCTCGAGAGCGCCGGAGCCGACGTCCGCCGGCTCGGACAGGTACCGACCCCGACGCTCGCCTTCGCCTCGCGCGGGCGACGCGGCGTGATGCTTACAGCAAGTCACAACCCGCCCGCCGACAACGGCATCAAACTCTTCGCCGACGGCGTCGAGTACGACGGCGACGCGGAGCGAACGATCGACGACCGCGTCGCGAGCGAGGGCGCGCGACTCGCTCGCTGGGACGAGTGGGGCGAGTCCGAACGCCTCGCCGTGCTCGATCGGTATCTCGACGCCGTCGAGGAGTACGTCCGCGAGCAGTTCGGCGATCGGACGCCGACCACCGGGGACGCAACGCCGGACGAACCGCTCGCGGGCCGTCGGATCGCCGTCGACTGCGGCAACGGCGTGGGCGCGCTCGCGACGCCGCAGGTCCTCGAGCGACTCGGCGCGGATATCGTCGCGATCAACGCGTCCGTCGACGGCCACTTCCCGGGCCGCGAGAGCAAACCTACGCCGGAGACGCTCTCGGAGTTCACCGCGTTTCTCGGTGACGGCGACTTCGATCTCGGGCTCGCTCACGACGGTGACGCCGACCGCCTCGTCGTCCTCGGCCCCGACGGTGGAGTGATTCACGAGGACACCGTCCTCGCCGTCGTCGCGGCCCGCTACACCGCCGACAGCGACGCGGATGATCCCGTCGTCGTCACTACGCCCAACGCCTCCGCACGCATCGACGAGCGTGTCCGCGCGGCCGGCGGTCGAGTCGAGCGCGTCCAGCTGGGGTCGCTCCACGAGGGAATCGCGCGCGAACGCTCTCGAGGAGGCGAGGACACCGAGATCGTCTTCGCCGCCGAGCCCTGGAAACACATCCACACCGCCTTCGGCGGCTGGATCGACGGCGTGGTCAGCGCCGCGGTCGTCGCTGCGCTCGTTGCCGACGCCGGTGATACAGATCGGCTCCGGGACCCCGTCACCGAACGCCCCTACCGAAAGGTCAGCATCGAGTGCCCGGACGCGGCCAAGGCCGACGTGATGGCCGCCCTCGAGACCGAGCTCCCCGCGGCGTTTCCGGACGCGACGGTCGACACGGACTACGGCGTCCGCCTCGAGTTCGCTGACGCGTCGTGGCTGCTCGTTCGACCGAGCGGAACGGAGCCGTACGTCCGCCTCTATGCGGAGAGCGATTCAGTCGACGACCTCGTCACCGACGCGCGTTCGGTCATCGAAACGGCGGTCGCGGAGCGCTAAGCGAGCGGAGAACTGCTCGATCGGTTACGGCTCGAGGATATCGCGGAGAACGAGCGTGGCCAGCATTCTCTCGGAACCGGGTGCTCAGCAGGACTCGTCCTGCGGGAGGCTCGCAACTGTAGACGCGGGAGCGTGTCACCAATTTCGACGGGTATATACTGGAGGGTTACGCTAATCAGTCCCATGACGCATAACAGACGACGATTTCTCACGGGTGCAACTGCAGCAGGGCTCACCGGCATCGCCGGTTGCGTCGGCGGGTTCGGCGGCGAAGGCGACGCGGAGTATCAGGTCGGAATGGTGTACGCGACCGGCGGGCTCGGCGACGACTCGTTCAACGACATGGCCAAGCAGGGAGTCGTGGACGCGCGCGACGAATTCGACCTCGCGTTCGACGAGACCGAACCGGGGGCCGCAAGCGAGTTCGATGGAGCACAGCGGGACTTCGCGGAATCCGGCGACTACGATCTGATCAGCTGTATCGGATACGCGCAAGCCGATGCCCTCTCGGGGAACGCGCCCGAGTATCCCGATCAGAGCTTCATGATCATCGACTCGGTCGTCGAGGAAGACAACGTCCGGAGCTACGTGTTCGGGGAACCCGAAGGCTCGTTCCAGGTTGGCCACCTCGCAGGCCTGTTGACGGACCAGGAGTTCGCGGCCGGTGCCGGCGAGACGAATCCCGACGAGAGTGTGGTCGGCTTCGTCGGTGGCGTCGAATCGCCGCTGATCGAATCGTTCCAAGCTGGGTTCGAGGCCGGCGTCGAGCACGCCAACGAGGACGCAGAGGTCGTCTCGTCGTACGTCGGCGGCTTCAACGACACTGCGGGCGGTCAGTCGGCCGCTCGATCGATGTACCAGGACCAGGGAGCCGACATCGTCTTCCACGCGGCCGGTCGAACCGGGATCGGCGTCTTCCAGGCGGCACAGGACGAAGGCCGGTTCGCGATCGGCGTCGACGACGACCAGTCGGTCTCGAACCCGGACTTCGCCGACGTCATCCTTGCGAGCATGGTCAAGCGCGTCGACACCGCGGTCTACTCCGCGATCGAGTCCGTCGTCAACGACAACTTTGCCGGCGGCGAGACCGAGACCCTCGGCCTCGATCAGGAGGGTGTCGCCAACGTCTACGGCAACGAGCTCGGCGACGAGATCCCGCAGGACGTGAAGGATCAGGTCGCAGAGTCCCGACAGGCGATCATCGACGGCGAGATCGACGTCCCAAGCGAACTGTAATCGAATGAGCGATTCCGGAGCGGGAACGACCGACGGGACGGGACCGAGTACGGGGGTGGACGCTGGAACTACCGACCGGACGAGTACGGGCAGCGACCTCGCAGTCCACCTCGACGGCATTACCAAGCGTTTCCCGGGGGTCGTCGCGAACGACGACGTCGACCTCCGCGTCGAACGGGGGACAGTCCACGCCCTGCTCGGCGAGAACGGGGCCGGCAAGACGACGCTGATGAACGTCCTCTACGGGCTCTACGAGCCCGAGGAGGGCCGCGTCGTCGTCGACGGCGAGGACCGATCGTTCGACTCGCCTCGAGACGCCATCGACGCCGGCATCGGGATGATCCACCAGCACTTCATGCTGGTCGATCCCATGACGGTCGCCGAGAACATCGCGCTGGGAAATGAACCCACGAAGTGGTTCGGCATGGCGGTCGACCACGACCGCATCGACCGCGAGATTCGCGACCTCTGCGACCGGTACGGCTTCGACGTCGATCCGGGGGCCACGGTCGAAGACGTGGGCGTCGGCGTCCAGCAGCGCGTCGAGATCCTCAAGGCGCTGTTCCGCGGTGCGGACATCCTCATCCTCGACGAGCCGACCGCCGTCCTCACACCGCAGGAGGTCGAGGGTCTCTATGCCGTCCTCGAGGAACTCACCGATCAGGGGAAGACGATTATTTTCATCACGCACAAACTCGAGGAAGCAACCCACGCCGCCGACGCGATCACCATCCTCAGGGACGGGAAGTCCGTCGGGACTGTCGATCCGGACGGCACGAGCCGAAAAGAGCTGGCCGAGCGCATGGTCGGTCGGGAGGTCCTCCTCGAGGCCGAATCCGAGCCGGTCGAGACCGGCGATGTCGTCCTCTCGGCGGACGATGTCATCGTCAGGGACGCCCGCGATATCGAGGTCGTTTCGGGGATCGACCTCGACGTTCGCGCGGGCGAAATTCTCGGTATCGCGGGCGTCGACGGCAACGGACAGGCCGAGCTGGTCGAAGCGATCACCGGTCTGAAGGCGCCCGACGAGGGCGAGATCACCTACGACGGAACGGATATCACGGAGTGGTCTCGCCGCCAACGGATCGAGAACGGAATGGCCTACGTTCCGGAGGACCGCCACGAGCGCGGGCTCGTCATGCCATTCGACCTCGTCGAAAACGGCGTCCTCGGCAGCCAGCGCTCGCCTCGGTTCGCCAACGGTGGCCGGATCGACTGGCCCGGGGTCCGCGATCACACCGAGGAGATCATCGACACCTACGACGTCCGACCGCCGGACGCGGACGCCGACGCGCAGTCCCTCTCGGGCGGGAACCAACAGAAGTTCATCGTCGGCCGCGAG containing:
- a CDS encoding BMP family protein yields the protein MTHNRRRFLTGATAAGLTGIAGCVGGFGGEGDAEYQVGMVYATGGLGDDSFNDMAKQGVVDARDEFDLAFDETEPGAASEFDGAQRDFAESGDYDLISCIGYAQADALSGNAPEYPDQSFMIIDSVVEEDNVRSYVFGEPEGSFQVGHLAGLLTDQEFAAGAGETNPDESVVGFVGGVESPLIESFQAGFEAGVEHANEDAEVVSSYVGGFNDTAGGQSAARSMYQDQGADIVFHAAGRTGIGVFQAAQDEGRFAIGVDDDQSVSNPDFADVILASMVKRVDTAVYSAIESVVNDNFAGGETETLGLDQEGVANVYGNELGDEIPQDVKDQVAESRQAIIDGEIDVPSEL
- a CDS encoding poly(R)-hydroxyalkanoic acid synthase subunit PhaE, translated to MSDSQPPMQDWNAFAEQWNEQFLEALEDNMEAQAQFVESWSETVGEASDDTEISDGVEGYARAYETWMNASQQMVERANDQLEGEDVDVEEFRDIWLNTANEAFKEVMSTTAFAKMTGETVGDVLELQEQADEAAQETLNSLGFATEGDVVEIGDRLVELERRQHAVEQKLDRVLEHLEDEQ
- a CDS encoding ABC transporter ATP-binding protein, whose amino-acid sequence is MSDSGAGTTDGTGPSTGVDAGTTDRTSTGSDLAVHLDGITKRFPGVVANDDVDLRVERGTVHALLGENGAGKTTLMNVLYGLYEPEEGRVVVDGEDRSFDSPRDAIDAGIGMIHQHFMLVDPMTVAENIALGNEPTKWFGMAVDHDRIDREIRDLCDRYGFDVDPGATVEDVGVGVQQRVEILKALFRGADILILDEPTAVLTPQEVEGLYAVLEELTDQGKTIIFITHKLEEATHAADAITILRDGKSVGTVDPDGTSRKELAERMVGREVLLEAESEPVETGDVVLSADDVIVRDARDIEVVSGIDLDVRAGEILGIAGVDGNGQAELVEAITGLKAPDEGEITYDGTDITEWSRRQRIENGMAYVPEDRHERGLVMPFDLVENGVLGSQRSPRFANGGRIDWPGVRDHTEEIIDTYDVRPPDADADAQSLSGGNQQKFIVGREFERDPLLVVATHPTRGVDIGSTEFIHERLLDLRREGVAILLVSSNLEEVQALSDRLAVIYEGEFIDITSPNDVTEEELGLLMAGQRPGQRNTDGSARGDGQ
- a CDS encoding beta-ketoacyl-ACP reductase, which produces MSMNGRTCVITGSAKGIGRGIAEYLGQEGANVVINYRSSEGAAHDAVESIESAGGAAVAARADVSDRADVEHMVEVCHEAFGPADVLVNNAGITADKQFTEMSREEWDRVMDVNLGGTFNCTQLFYDDIWNAEEGRLINISSVVGKQGNFGQANYATAKSGMFGFTRTIALELAQGGSTANCVAPGFTATDMLESVPDEVLDRIIAGIPLARLADVEDIAAVVRFLASEDSSYVTGEVIDVNGGMDL
- a CDS encoding MaoC family dehydratase; this encodes MSHQNAGEDNLAAMTNAWSAMTRGFLRTATAANRAAVSAMFPTIDGENGPEPNRIAPPIPSVEYSDLDWQFDRTVDDPDHISVGDTVTFEKALTDADVRAFAAVSGDTNRLHLDEEFAADTRFGERIVHGTLVSGLISSALARLPGLTIYLSQDLEFSGPVGVGDRVSARVEIVEDLGNDQYRLETVVRDEDDDATVIDGEAVVLIDDLPAE
- the phaC gene encoding class III poly(R)-hydroxyalkanoic acid synthase subunit PhaC, producing MNNPFATALNMQRQAWEATADLAEKTRVAPDRTETVENIDVGQTPSEVVYEENKLELLHYEPMTEEQHDVPILIVYALINKPYILDLQPDRSVVQTLLEAGFDVYLIDWGEPSKLDRSLSIDDYVNRYIDNCVDVVRERSGRDSINILGYCMGGTKSAMYASLYPEKVENLALMAAGLCFDGDGGVLELWGGEDYYDPERVTDTFGNVPAEFLDIGFALMDPIANNVTKYVRFYDNMGDEDFVENFARMERWLDEGIDMAGVAYEEFIRDIYQENKLYENELELGGEHVDITNIDMPVLQIVAEYDHLIPPEASKPFNDAIASTDTEILEFATGHIGMSVSSRSHEELWPQVSEWFEERSNGTDLESGPETPESEEADAALAEDVAGDESGAEDLANGGTSAETGSDTDADGDADTDADADTDTVADTTLESETSDRSDDEIVERAEDDVQAEPAEPGEMTVDEDVVEEVAGEEAASEIQSETDDLTDLSGVGQAYADDLAAAGIDTFEQLAAADVAELAAETGISPSRIEDWSDQAREQ
- a CDS encoding AbrB/MazE/SpoVT family DNA-binding domain-containing protein; translated protein: MTDDSDRSPWFPPAMFTEGMQEMQEAGEQVADSQQEMMKQLLQATSANPLENASAFGPMNMGTATFKARVQSGGRISIPGPEREALDIEEGDIVQTIVVPVKRNREDQS
- a CDS encoding phosphomannomutase; this translates as MTLFGTAGIRGPIEDVSPSLALAVGQAAGEPGETFVVGRDGRETGPALAAAMEAGLESAGADVRRLGQVPTPTLAFASRGRRGVMLTASHNPPADNGIKLFADGVEYDGDAERTIDDRVASEGARLARWDEWGESERLAVLDRYLDAVEEYVREQFGDRTPTTGDATPDEPLAGRRIAVDCGNGVGALATPQVLERLGADIVAINASVDGHFPGRESKPTPETLSEFTAFLGDGDFDLGLAHDGDADRLVVLGPDGGVIHEDTVLAVVAARYTADSDADDPVVVTTPNASARIDERVRAAGGRVERVQLGSLHEGIARERSRGGEDTEIVFAAEPWKHIHTAFGGWIDGVVSAAVVAALVADAGDTDRLRDPVTERPYRKVSIECPDAAKADVMAALETELPAAFPDATVDTDYGVRLEFADASWLLVRPSGTEPYVRLYAESDSVDDLVTDARSVIETAVAER